The DNA segment AATGCAGAGCCGGAGTAAACCCTGGGTTTTAAGCCAGAACGATTCGATTGGAGCTTGGGTGGAACGGGCCAACTGCATCCTTCCGACTGAGCCAGATCACTCATCACATCCGCAAGACAAGCGCCCAACCTCCGCTCCTGATGACAACAGGCTCGCAATGTTCCTGACGTTGGGAGTTCGCAGTTCGTAGTTGGGTGGGAATTAAACTTGGTCAAACCGCACTTTAACTTTAGCCTGCCGTCATGGTTCATGTCGGTATTGGTTACGATGTTCATCAGCTGGTTGCGGGACGCAAACTGTTTCTCGGCGGAGTGGAGATTGCCCATTCCAAAGGGCTTGACGGTCATTCCGATGCAGACGCGCTGCTGCACGCCATTTGCGACGCGCTGCTCGGCGCGTTGGGCGAGGGCGACATCGGCCATTTTTTCCCCAACACCGACCCACGTTGGCACAACGCGCCCAGTCGCATTTTTCTCGAAGCCGTGGCCCACAAGATCGCGGAAACCAAGAGCCGGATTGTCAATGTGGACGCAACGGTGATCGCGCAAGCGCCAAAAATATATCCGCACGTCGCCGCGATGAAGAAAGGTATTGCCGGGGCGTTAAACATCTCCGAAGCGCAAATCGGCATCAAAGCCACCACCAACGAACAGATGGGTTTCATCGGACGCGAGGAAGGCATCGCGGCCATGGCGGTCGCCAGTGTGGACCGTCCCTGACCATCAAGTTGGCTCAGCCCGCACCGCCGCAAAATCCAAGCTCCAGCGCGATAGACCACAAACTCTGACTCATGCCTAAAGCTGAAATCAGTTGGAAACGCACCACCGAAACGGGTGAAAAACTGCAAGTCACCGCCCAGCGTGTGGGAGGCGAATGGCGCTTCTCACAACGCGCGAAGCGATTCGACCAATGGCAACCGATGGCCGAGCCGCCGCTCGAAGATTGGTTGCTACTGCTGGACGCCGTGCAACGCCTGATTACGCGCCGCCGATTGCAACCGGACCACGAAGCCCTGGTGCGCCGCCGCATTCTTGAACGCTTTCCCGAAGCCAAACTGGATGCGTAAATTTCCGGGGTGATAAAAGCCGGACGCGACCAGCGGCGGCGAAGTTGCGGCGACAAGCCTACGCCAATAAAAAAGCCCGCTGGTTAAGCGGGCTGGAAAGAACGATTTCTGGTTTACTTGGCAGCAGCGGCTTCTTTTTTATCCGCCTCTTTGGTCGCTTCCGGCGCGGCGGAGATCAACTCATCCACCCATTCCAAGATGGCTTTTGACGCGGCGTCGCCGGGTCGCTGTTCCAATTTGATGATCCGGGTATAGCCGCCCACGCGGTCTTTGAAAGCGGGTGCGATGTCCTCGAACAAGATGCGCAGCACGTCTTCATTGGCGCGCCACTTCTTTTTCTCAGCCTTGCTCAGCGGGGCGGCCGGGCCGCGGGTGTGCAAACGGGCGGCAGCCAACCGGCGGGCCTGAAGCGTGCCCTGCTTGCCCAGCGTCACCATTTTTTCCGCCACCGGGCGGGCGGCCTTGGCCTTGGCCAAAGTGGTGGTGATGCGCTTGTGCTTGATCAAACTGCAGACCATGTTCGCCAGCATCGCATTGCGATGCTCGAACTGGCGGCCCAGCTTGGCGGTTCTTTTCAGGTGTCGCATAAAATTTACAACGCTTTGGATTCTTCTTTCGCTCCGTCAATCAGACCGGGTTCAAAAGTCATGCCCAACGACAAGCCCAATCCCACCAACTTGTCTTTGATTTCGTTCAGCGATTTCTTGCCGAAATTGCGGTACTTCAGCATTTCGGATTCGCTCTTCATGGCCAACTGACCCACGGTGGTGATGTTCGCGTTGTTCAAGCAATTGGCGGCGCGCACGCTCAATTCAATTTCGTTCACGCTCATGTTGAGCAGCTTCTTGAGCTTCAACTTCTCGTCGTCCTGTTTGTCCACCGTTTCTTCAAACTCCACGGCGTTCTTGTCGTAACCAACGAACA comes from the Verrucomicrobiia bacterium genome and includes:
- the ispF gene encoding 2-C-methyl-D-erythritol 2,4-cyclodiphosphate synthase, with protein sequence MVHVGIGYDVHQLVAGRKLFLGGVEIAHSKGLDGHSDADALLHAICDALLGALGEGDIGHFFPNTDPRWHNAPSRIFLEAVAHKIAETKSRIVNVDATVIAQAPKIYPHVAAMKKGIAGALNISEAQIGIKATTNEQMGFIGREEGIAAMAVASVDRP
- the rplQ gene encoding 50S ribosomal protein L17 → MRHLKRTAKLGRQFEHRNAMLANMVCSLIKHKRITTTLAKAKAARPVAEKMVTLGKQGTLQARRLAAARLHTRGPAAPLSKAEKKKWRANEDVLRILFEDIAPAFKDRVGGYTRIIKLEQRPGDAASKAILEWVDELISAAPEATKEADKKEAAAAK